One Sparus aurata chromosome 5, fSpaAur1.1, whole genome shotgun sequence genomic window carries:
- the fgf17 gene encoding fibroblast growth factor 17 isoform X3 — MTTDPEPEDAPQPGPSRSFHFFVLWCHAQYVRTQGAVTDQLSRRQVRVYQLYSRTSGKHVQIQGKRVTATAEDGNMYARLFVETDTFGSRVRIRGAESGRYLCMNRKGKLVGKPNGRSRDCIFTEIVLENNYTAFQNAKYEGWYVAFTRKGRPIKASRTRENQREVHFIKRLHTGPPPFPNTDQSKHFEFIRFPSTRRAKRNRKSRTSP; from the exons ATGACCACTGACCCAGAGCCAGAAGATGCCCCACAGCCAGGACCCTCAAG ATCATTTCATTTCTTCGTGCTGTGGTGCCATGCTCAG TATGTGAGGACGCAGGGCGCAGTGACGGACCAGCTCAGCCGCAGACAGGTCAGGGTGTACCAGCTCTACAGCCGCACCAGCGGGAAACACGTGCAGATTCAGGGCAAAAGGGTCACCGCCACAGCTGAGGATGGAAATATGTACG CTCGTCTTTTTGTTGAGACGGACACCTTTGGAAGTCGAGTGAGGATAAGGGGGGCGGAGAGCGGCCGCTACCTCTGCATGAACCGGAAGGGGAAACTTGTTGGAAAG CCCAACGGCCGGAGCAGGGACTGTATCTTCACAGAGATAGTCCTGGAGAACAATTACACAGCCTTCCAGAATGCCAAGTATGAGGGCTGGTATGTGGCTTTCACCAGGAAAGGGAGGCCCATCAAAGCCTCCAGGACAAGGGAGAACCAGAGAGAGGTCCATTTCATCAAGAGACTACACACGGGCCCGCCTCCCTTCCCCAACACGGACCAAAGCAAACACTTTGAG
- the fgf17 gene encoding fibroblast growth factor 17 isoform X2 gives MHGINQRCIYISFHFFVLWCHAQGENHPSPNFNQYVRTQGAVTDQLSRRQVRVYQLYSRTSGKHVQIQGKRVTATAEDGNMYARLFVETDTFGSRVRIRGAESGRYLCMNRKGKLVGKPNGRSRDCIFTEIVLENNYTAFQNAKYEGWYVAFTRKGRPIKASRTRENQREVHFIKRLHTGPPPFPNTDQSKHFEFIRFPSTRRAKRNRKSRTSP, from the exons atgcatggaatCAACCAGCGCTGTATTTACAT ATCATTTCATTTCTTCGTGCTGTGGTGCCATGCTCAG GGGGAGAATCACCCGTCTCCTAATTTTAACCAGTATGTGAGGACGCAGGGCGCAGTGACGGACCAGCTCAGCCGCAGACAGGTCAGGGTGTACCAGCTCTACAGCCGCACCAGCGGGAAACACGTGCAGATTCAGGGCAAAAGGGTCACCGCCACAGCTGAGGATGGAAATATGTACG CTCGTCTTTTTGTTGAGACGGACACCTTTGGAAGTCGAGTGAGGATAAGGGGGGCGGAGAGCGGCCGCTACCTCTGCATGAACCGGAAGGGGAAACTTGTTGGAAAG CCCAACGGCCGGAGCAGGGACTGTATCTTCACAGAGATAGTCCTGGAGAACAATTACACAGCCTTCCAGAATGCCAAGTATGAGGGCTGGTATGTGGCTTTCACCAGGAAAGGGAGGCCCATCAAAGCCTCCAGGACAAGGGAGAACCAGAGAGAGGTCCATTTCATCAAGAGACTACACACGGGCCCGCCTCCCTTCCCCAACACGGACCAAAGCAAACACTTTGAG
- the fgf17 gene encoding fibroblast growth factor 17 isoform X1, with translation MTTDPEPEDAPQPGPSRSFHFFVLWCHAQGENHPSPNFNQYVRTQGAVTDQLSRRQVRVYQLYSRTSGKHVQIQGKRVTATAEDGNMYARLFVETDTFGSRVRIRGAESGRYLCMNRKGKLVGKPNGRSRDCIFTEIVLENNYTAFQNAKYEGWYVAFTRKGRPIKASRTRENQREVHFIKRLHTGPPPFPNTDQSKHFEFIRFPSTRRAKRNRKSRTSP, from the exons ATGACCACTGACCCAGAGCCAGAAGATGCCCCACAGCCAGGACCCTCAAG ATCATTTCATTTCTTCGTGCTGTGGTGCCATGCTCAG GGGGAGAATCACCCGTCTCCTAATTTTAACCAGTATGTGAGGACGCAGGGCGCAGTGACGGACCAGCTCAGCCGCAGACAGGTCAGGGTGTACCAGCTCTACAGCCGCACCAGCGGGAAACACGTGCAGATTCAGGGCAAAAGGGTCACCGCCACAGCTGAGGATGGAAATATGTACG CTCGTCTTTTTGTTGAGACGGACACCTTTGGAAGTCGAGTGAGGATAAGGGGGGCGGAGAGCGGCCGCTACCTCTGCATGAACCGGAAGGGGAAACTTGTTGGAAAG CCCAACGGCCGGAGCAGGGACTGTATCTTCACAGAGATAGTCCTGGAGAACAATTACACAGCCTTCCAGAATGCCAAGTATGAGGGCTGGTATGTGGCTTTCACCAGGAAAGGGAGGCCCATCAAAGCCTCCAGGACAAGGGAGAACCAGAGAGAGGTCCATTTCATCAAGAGACTACACACGGGCCCGCCTCCCTTCCCCAACACGGACCAAAGCAAACACTTTGAG
- the fgf17 gene encoding fibroblast growth factor 17 isoform X4, protein MHGINQRCIYISFHFFVLWCHAQYVRTQGAVTDQLSRRQVRVYQLYSRTSGKHVQIQGKRVTATAEDGNMYARLFVETDTFGSRVRIRGAESGRYLCMNRKGKLVGKPNGRSRDCIFTEIVLENNYTAFQNAKYEGWYVAFTRKGRPIKASRTRENQREVHFIKRLHTGPPPFPNTDQSKHFEFIRFPSTRRAKRNRKSRTSP, encoded by the exons atgcatggaatCAACCAGCGCTGTATTTACAT ATCATTTCATTTCTTCGTGCTGTGGTGCCATGCTCAG TATGTGAGGACGCAGGGCGCAGTGACGGACCAGCTCAGCCGCAGACAGGTCAGGGTGTACCAGCTCTACAGCCGCACCAGCGGGAAACACGTGCAGATTCAGGGCAAAAGGGTCACCGCCACAGCTGAGGATGGAAATATGTACG CTCGTCTTTTTGTTGAGACGGACACCTTTGGAAGTCGAGTGAGGATAAGGGGGGCGGAGAGCGGCCGCTACCTCTGCATGAACCGGAAGGGGAAACTTGTTGGAAAG CCCAACGGCCGGAGCAGGGACTGTATCTTCACAGAGATAGTCCTGGAGAACAATTACACAGCCTTCCAGAATGCCAAGTATGAGGGCTGGTATGTGGCTTTCACCAGGAAAGGGAGGCCCATCAAAGCCTCCAGGACAAGGGAGAACCAGAGAGAGGTCCATTTCATCAAGAGACTACACACGGGCCCGCCTCCCTTCCCCAACACGGACCAAAGCAAACACTTTGAG